From Vitis vinifera cultivar Pinot Noir 40024 chromosome 14, ASM3070453v1, a single genomic window includes:
- the LOC100257904 gene encoding uncharacterized protein LOC100257904: MAKVSVIWVGLLLVFGLAAMGEAASEKYKDPKQPINIRIRDLMYRMTLAEKIGQMVQLERANATPEIMKDFSIGSLLSGGGSGPGIQATAEDWINMVNEFQKGSLSSRLGIPMIYGIDAVHGHNNVYNATIFPHNVGLGATRDPELVKRIGAATAIEVRATGISYAFAPCIAVCRDPRWGRCYESYSEDPNIVRAMTEIIPGLQGEIPANSRKGVPYVNGKDKVAACAKHFVGDGGTTNGINENNTVIDRHGLLSIHMPAYYSSIIKGVATVMVSYSSWNGQKMHANHELVTGFLKNTLQFRGFVISDWQGIDRITSPPHANYTYSVQAGVQAGIDMVMLPFNHTEFIDILTNLVESNFIPMSRIDDAVRRILRVKFSMGLFENPLANLSFVDQLGSQAHRDLAREAVRKSLVLLKNGDETDAPLLPLPKKANKILVAGTHAHDLGYQCGGWTITWQGLSGNNHTTGTTILSAISAAVDPSTEIVFTENPDAEFVKSNNFSYAVVVIGEPPYAETAGDSLNLTISEPGPSTITNVCSGVKCVVVVISGRPVVIQPYLSSIHALVAAWLPGTEGQGVTDVLFGDYGFTGKLPRTWFKTVDQLPMNSGDPHYDPLFPIGFGLTTQPIVASY, translated from the exons ATGGCAAAGGTTTCAGTGATATGGGTAGGGCTTCTGCTCGTATTTGGTTTGGCAGCCATGGGAGAAGCGGCTTCTGAGAAGTACAAAGACCCAAAACAGCCCATAAACATTAGAATCAGAGACCTTATGTACCGAATGACTCTAGCAGAGAAAATAGGTCAGATGGTGCAGCTGGAACGCGCCAATGCCACTCCTGAGATCATGAAGGATTTCTCAATTGGCAGTTTACTGAGTGGTGGAGGGAGTGGGCCTGGAATCCAAGCTACTGCAGAGGATTGGATCAACATGGTGAATGAGTTTCAAAAGGGTTCTCTGTCAAGCCGCCTTGGCATCCCAATGATTTACGGTATAGATGCTGTTCATGGGCACAACAATGTGTACAACGCAACAATATTTCCCCACAATGTTGGTCTTGGGGCTACCAG GGATCCTGAACTTGTGAAGAGGATTGGTGCTGCAACCGCCATTGAAGTTAGAGCCACAGGCATTTCTTATGCTTTTGCTCCATGTATTGCG GTGTGCAGAGATCCAAGATGGGGTCGGTGCTACGAGAGCTACAGTGAGGATCCCAATATTGTTCGAGCAATGACAGAAATCATACCTGGGTTACAAGGCGAGATCCCTGCCAACTCGCGGAAGGGTGTTCCTTATGTTAATGGAAA GGATAAGGTAGCAGCCTGTGCAAAACACTTCGTGGGTGATGGTGGCACCACTAACGGCATCAATGAGAACAACACCGTTATTGATCGGCATGGATTGCTGAGCATTCACATGCCCGCCTATTACTCCTCCATCATAAAGGGTGTGGCAACAGTCATGGTTTCCTACTCCAGCTGGAATGGACAGAAGATGCATGCTAACCATGAACTTGTTACTGGATTCCTCAAAAACACCCTTCAATTCAGG GGCTTCGTCATCTCCGATTGGCAGGGCATTGACAGGATCACCTCACCGCCCCATGCAAACTACACATACTCTGTCCAAGCCGGGGTTCAAGCTGGGATTGACATG GTCATGCTTCCATTTAACCACACCGAGTTCATTGATATTCTGACCAACCTCGTGGAGAGCAATTTCATCCCCATGAGCCGTATTGATGATGCTGTCCGCAGGATTTTGAGAGTCAAGTTCAGTATGGGTTTGTTTGAGAACCCCTTGGCTAACCTCAGTTTTGTTGACCAGCTGGGAAGCCAG GCTCATAGAGATTTGGCTAGAGAAGCCGTTAGGAAGTCACTTGTTCTTTTGAAGAACGGAGATGAGACAGATGCTCCTTTGCTACCTCTCCCCAAGAAGGCAAACAAGATCCTAGTTGCGGGAACCCATGCCCACGATTTGGGTTATCAGTGTGGTGGCTGGACCATAACTTGGCAGGGACTCAGCGGAAACAATCACACCACAG GAACAACCATCCTAAGCGCCATCTCAGCTGCCGTTGACCCTAGCACAGAAATCGTGTTTACCGAGAACCCTGATGCCGAATTTGTCAAGTCCAATAACTTCTCCTACGCCGTTGTTGTCATTGGAGAGCCCCCCTACGCAGAGACTGCAGGGGATAGTTTGAACTTAACCATTTCTGAACCAGGTCCTAGCACGATTACTAATGTATGTTCGGGGGTCAAGTGCGTGGTTGTAGTAATCTCCGGCCGCCCTGTCGTCATTCAGCCCTATCTTTCATCCATCCATGCTCTTGTTGCTGCATGGCTGCCAGGTACTGAAGGCCAAGGTGTGACTGATGTTCTTTTTGGGGACTATGGATTCACCGGCAAGCTTCCTCGCACCTGGTTCAAGACTGTAGACCAACTGCCAATGAATTCTGGGGATCCTCACTATGACCCGCTCTTCCCCATCGGTTTTGGACTCACAACCCAGCCAATTGTGGCAAGCTACTGA